Part of the Sphaerodactylus townsendi isolate TG3544 linkage group LG10, MPM_Stown_v2.3, whole genome shotgun sequence genome is shown below.
CATATCTGCTTCTtcacctgtttccttctctccttccctctcaccaACCAATTTTTATCAGTCCCCCtatcttcagctacatttataATTTCATTTAGTCTCCACatttctcctcagtggagactcaaaacagcttacaccattctccttccttccattttaccctcacaaaaaCTGTGGGGGCAATATATATGTTTTTTCTTGATAGTTCTAAAAATCTAGTCAAAGCAAATTGGCTCCTCAATTCTACAACCTTCATGAGTAACAAAATCCTATTATTCTAATTAAACTGATTTTAATTCAACATGTTTATGAATGGGGCATGCAAAAAATAGTATGTTGCCACCTGCTGGCtaaaaggcaaaaaataaaaagagagaaaatgaattgTGACACAATATTTTAAACTCTAATTCACCTGATCTGCGGTAATATCACTATGAGGTGTTCTAGAAGGGACTGATGGATGAGAATGCAGAAACTATTGCAAGCATTCATTTGGGTTTCCATAACAAGGCCAGGTGGGAACAATTatagcaataaaataataataataatagtacatACAGCAATATTATTGTAGAAATCACGTACATTATCCtagtatttatttacaatatttatcaaCTGTCTTTACCAGCTCAAGATGGCTcacaactgaatttttaaaatcatataaaacTATCTAAAACAAGTGTAGGGATAAACAATATGTACTGTTCCTTTATAGGTACTGTTCCTTTGTTTCAGTTTGAAGGCTTTCTGGAAAGAAAAGTATTTTATTCTGGCCAAAAGGCCTGTAGAGAAGGTACTAATCTTGAGGGATAGGAGCTCCACAGTTGGGAGCGGTgattaaaaaccaaacaaactggCAGGTACCAAACGACTTAACTGTAGCTAAAACTGGTTGCTGCAGGATGGTGCCATGTGGGATTATTGATAATTAATAAGACTATAAAGTAGATTGGCATTATTTCCATCCTTGAGATGCAGAAGGCTGGTATGTAGTGTCTTGCCTCACTACAAGATATGAACCAAGTGTTTCCAAACTAACACTCAAATCCACTATGAGACATTAAACTAGTTCCCAGAAGTCAGTTGaacacataggggctttccccactacaaaaGGGAGCTGAGGTTGACTCGGTTACCTTcggtggagggcgattccaggctgtccccacagcaactgagttggccccctggaaccgagctaagtgggcaggatcatcttggtgcctgtttcgctcctcgatcgtgattggcgcttgcgTTACGGCAGGCAATGGgagcagtcttttttttttttacagtttttacagtttacagttacatgcgctttctgcccgccacaactctcccgttctgtgcatgccacaaaagcggctcgtgattggttgaacggatgaggtgtcgtttcgatgcttccttgttctggcagaaaagtgtagttcataactgtgacaaggatgttgcagttctgaggggggggggaactgaaacaaaacaatgttgagcttggtggcagtggggattcactgagtcaaacctaagtagaaaccagtacaactttgtcagtggggaaagccccttaatCAATCTAATTGTGATCATGTGAATCATGAGCatggaatttaaaaatacaaatgtaaacacacacacacacacacacacacagagagagagagagagaagtgagaaCTGAACTGAATAATATCAGTAAATTGTACTTCAAAGGTTTTATCTAGAAGCAGTTAGCATATGGTTTCCAGGCCAAGATAGAAATCCTCAGGTCGATTAAGGAGCTTCTCCTGCTCAACAGTCAGCTCCTATCCAAGTGGCTACTGGGCCAGAGATAAGCTTCCCGGTCGCGCTTACTTTCTGaagctttttttctttcacacacacactcaacggCATACGTTAGCACCTCCCCACATGCGGCACCTCCCCATGGCACCCCTCCACTTCTataccaagcaggctggagaacagggctgttcccttccaggcttcaaaggccctagtgggaactacatttcccaggagaccctgggaaatttagtttccaccagggcctttgaaacctgttctccagcctgcttggtttgtaatgtaagtgtgtgtgtgtgggggggggtgccgcaggaggaagggggaagggtctgaggggaattttgtgcccccatgtgactcaaaatcatgcgcccggtgcatggcgcaccccccgtccccccggtggcttcgccactggctcCTATAGATGTTTTGCATCACCTCACATCTTTTCCAGAATCTTCTGCAACATCCTGAAATTCCTGAGGTATCAGACATGAGCGAAGAATGTAAGAAAGTATATTTCCTTTCGACATGTGTGCTGCATACCCCTCAGGCCATTCCAGTTATTAATCTTTTGCCATTTATGACATTTcctgcatgcattttaaaaacgGAAATAAGGAACCGTCACTTCGAAACAGCTTCCAACAGTTCTTTAAGAAAATAATATCCATCCCAAAACTAATTTCAATAAGAATTACTTGTTCCTGAAATAAATTTTAGTGGGGTTTGTCATCTTGTTAATGGCTGACAGACTTAGATAACTTTTAAGTAATGTTCAGCCAGGATTTGAAGCAGCTTCCTGTTCATAATTGCTTTTATAACCTATGAGTATCCAACATCATACTATTAAAATGCATGCTATCTGAGCTGCAGAATATTCCACAAATATCTTTGATGTTAACAAAACTGGTGCCAGGCATTAATGTTATGATGGAAAAGTTTCAGCCTCAGGAACTCATGCAAGTGCTACCATTTACATTCTTTTCCCATAAGAGCTTTATACAAGGTGTGAGATACTAATTTTAAAGATGAGTCATGGCATGGGTCGATTCTACATTTAGAAGTAGGTTTTATTAGAAAAAGGCCTAgctctaaaaaaaaaatcccagcagtgGACATACTGAGGGTTCACACAACAAAATGTTTCCACAATCAGAAAACTACATTGTAAGAGAGGCTAGGCTACATTCTTCTGACAAAGTTTGTCAGCAATTTTTTGTGTACAGAGGTCCACTTAATCATACACTCATCTACCTACAGTTTGAAATGGTATAGTTTCTGAATACTGTGATTTGTAATAATTAGATTtgtgtccatttatttatttatttatttatttatttattagatttttataccgccctatccccggagggctccaggAGGTGAACAACAGACATCATAATATAGtcataaaacaatcataaatagctaaaacctataaaagcagcgataaaacaatgaaaactaactATAAGAGATAGAATAATTATAGGCGGCGTCCGATAACCTCAATTTTataaaatcctctcccaagagggagggacggcgagtcctaTGAGATGATAAAAGGCTCATTGAATGTTTGTCTGTTGAACGTTTGTCCTACACAGAGAGCAGAAAGGCACAATTGGCCAGGAATGTACACTAGAGGATGTGCAAGTGGATAAGCTGAAGATGATATAGTAATTAGTTCCTGTAATGCTATTATTTTAATGTACATAGAGACATCGTTGGCATCTTAGTTTTTTGTGTGATCCTTGCATTCACATCTCTATTATATGCCCCACTGTTGTTGTTTAGAAACTTGGTATAGCATTATGTAGTACTaacagggcccggccacgcgttgctgtggcaattgtccttctcatcacagtcagcaacccacacagatgtccatgcaggtccaatgatctgcagcatagccttttggggtggtcaaatggaatctctctttcccttttcaattcacattgttatatggtggtgtcttgtgtttttggtataaggtaaccctttccattccacaacggaactgtccagagtgcgaatcccgctgtccatgaggctggttaacacgcacagtcctggcttgggtaaggcagaactggggcaaggaggctatcccagtcaagcagcagaggcagggtggtgaggcgctcagatcgaggccagctccctgggttcttaaagggccatgtgcaaaagaagtggagccagtagtgttggttcgccctcaccccgtggattttcttagaagaaaaagacaaactccagctcgcttttagtaaaagagagctgtggcgaatatgggtgaggaagtgggtaaggggtggttggatgtgagggagggcagagtgaggtgtgtgaggatgagctggatgtggatgacagtatgtgtgttgtgtggtagcagtgggtgaggcacagaaagtgaaagttacctgtgtgtgagggggggaaccccacctgatgtctcacacggcaaagtgtgtatgtgtttcacttccacttgtattacctaacagtattacctatttactttttcaatgctcatctctggccatctgcatgaacattctaagggcataccaacccctcaggccacagacatgctgcacgaacattctaagggtgacagttaaacacagccagcttcatggccaggtgtgccaggaaaaagacgttttacctggcttaggtatggactttcagcgatttgagggtccgattacctgcccgcaacagggagcaatgtcatgtgaaaatttgggggcaatctgtccagccgtttcggcgttagggcatgactaacaaagtcactgttagctttatatatatatagattggtagATTACTGACTGGTCTGACCTAGGAATTCCAAGCAAAAATAGTGATATTCTGTAGTTATCTCTTCAGGGTCAGTCTTGTACCAGACGGTTTCTGGTTAACAGTCtgccagagaaaaaaaaatggagacacATATCCATACAGGGATACTTCATATGCATTGGGACTAGATCCTATGACTCTGTTCCATTAACAGTGGAATTTTCTTCCAGGCTTCCTGCACCAGTGGAAAAAGCCTCTTCTGAGTATGCCAAAGGTTCTGCCATTAGTAGAATGAAGTTCAGGATCCAATCCAGTATCTTTTAATGTTTATAACAATTCTGCAAGGGAGGTTAATATGATTATGAGCTGAAAGAGAGCAACTTTACAGAGGTTCCCTAGTGAGTTCATGACAGAAGCAAGATCGAAGTCTGGAACTTTCAGGTTTATAGTTCAGTGTTTCAGCTACTATGCTATATGTTCGCAAAAGATCTTTCCCACTGCTTCAGTTCATTTCAATGGAGCCTATGTCCAAAAGAACTTTTAAGTGGAATACGAACTTGTACATTTTCTCTTTCATGCTCAGCACTCAGCCTAGAAAATGTGAAAGAATGAAAGGacagggaattttttaaaaaatccactttgCCCAATCCAATTGCTTAGCTTTGATCAGTAGAATGTCTAATGTCAAAGCTCATTCATGTTTATAGAGAAATAACCCACTGATTTAATTTTTCaactttataccccaccattaAGAACATTAAGGAAACTTACAataaccctcaaaacaaaaccaacaaggATAAGGCTTGTTGATTTTTATAACAAaagtgaaaataatttttttaaaaacctcaagcCCTTCATTATTTCAGCTTGATGATAGCCAGAATTATAACAATAGTTATTAGCATTTAGGTCAATGCAATTTACTCACATAAGCATAAACTGGGTTATGGGGGGAAATTAAGAAATAGGGATTAAACTGAGATCAAGGAAATAAATCATCTTGTGCTTGAACATCAACTTGTTGGAACAGGAGAGCAATAATATGgtattttcataattttatattttatgtgtatatttgtatatattatgTATATTATGCGTATATTATGTATATTACGTGTATATTTTGTATATACacttccttccccctctccccaaaggaTCCAAACGAGTTTACTGAAAATTCCAGATTATAGAACCAtacacatttatattttatttactcaaaaggaagactAGGTTTTTTCTCTGTGCTGCCAACAGAGCGGGGAGGGGGTCATCCTATGTTTACAACTTATGTACAgttattaaaataaaactttttgtgtATAACAGTTTTGGAGGGATTGTCTCACAAACAGGATCTTCCGGAAGTATTTATTGTATCTGCTTTCAAACTTGTGCATATTCTATAAATATGACCATATGTAGGCTTACAAATTCTTATAAAAACACCAGCTCACTGGAGACTTGTGATTTTAACAGCTGCTCTCTCTTAGGCCCTGTTATAATTTCAGCATCTGTCTGAAGAACTAGAAGCACTAAATCTAGAGCTCTACGCCATGCCTCTGTCTTAGCCATTACATTGTCATACACTTTTAAAGTCTTTTCATATGTCCCTACATGTTCAAAGATTGCCACTCCCAACTCTTCCTTTCTAAACAGATCCATTATATAGTTGGAAGGTGAACTGTGCATTGCTGCTTTTCTGAGATGCTGCTGTATGAAAATGCTGGCTTCAAACTCAGATGTACTGTTTGCAGTGTTGCACAAGACAGTGCAAAGGTACTGGTGCCAACCGTATGCCAAAGCATTAAGCACCAAAGGTTTATACTGTTCCAAAGATTTTGCAAGCCAGGAGGAACCAACATGAAATTCTCCTGAGGAATTTTTAGCCTCTTTCCCCAACTTCTCAAGATAATTGAGGCACAGCAACTCAATGGCACCACCTCCAGGAAAGACTGCTTTATCAAGGAGAGCATGATGTACACGATAAGCACAAGTCCAAAAGTTATCTTCAATGGCTTGCATCTTGGATAATACTGGACTGCTCAGCACCACTGTTACCAGACGAATTCCTTTTGCTGTTATAACGATCGGAACTCTGCTATCCACTTCTATCCAACTTGATTCTCCAGTTCCCCAGAAGTTTAAATAGACATCCTTGCCAACACAGTGTTCATTCACCTGAGCAAGGTAAGTCACTATTTCCACTCCTGTAGTATTGCTAAAAGCTTGCAACACCCTATGAGTTACATGATTAATAATCAGTATGTTATGTTGCAAACATTTTTCCTCTAAACTTTCACATGTATTTCCTTGCACCAAAATTAAATCAATGTGGTACTGATTCAGAATATCTAACACAGTGTCATCCCACAAGCCTGAGCTAGTTGCTGGATAATTCCCACTTTCTAAGACCATTCTCACATTGCATGACCTGTTAAAACCCAAATGGCGATACATTTCTGTTAGATCACCATCTACAAGAACAATATTAAGAAGTCTATCCAGAAGCTGCTTAGCAACAACAGCTTTCTCTGGACCTAATAACATGATATACCCAGGACAAACACAAGAATAACTTTCAGACATCCCTGGTAAACAGCAAGTTACTATTTCTGAAATATTAAACTGAAAAGGATGGGAGCCAGCTGTTTGATAATCAGTCTGCAAGCAGCATCTAAGAATATCCTGTACCAGTTTCATTTCAGG
Proteins encoded:
- the BBS12 gene encoding Bardet-Biedl syndrome 12 protein, producing MAFGDMNRKRHLGLQQLFSLASPVKSFLGPVKSFKFIVDGRTYESVLICSAVRLLESLDSDKAVGQLLSDAIQAQNKEYKTGTATLLFLVSLWSNAVLECLEQGVPLSVIVAVMSEGLGSCIEQVQCLKISVPNMTQKLDDIPIKYDHKPFIDIWSDTTGRQMMEMKTSGINLIFKGHTPEKQLKDPTIQQANTVGPWESSQNPLVFIKSNTTCSHAKSVDDNCVFTVCKSPLNVSDGNKRSKFIHSRYFSTAREIQSQHPTDYLDGSAERRNELKCLDRVAMSLSHGKGPEMKLVQDILRCCLQTDYQTAGSHPFQFNISEIVTCCLPGMSESYSCVCPGYIMLLGPEKAVVAKQLLDRLLNIVLVDGDLTEMYRHLGFNRSCNVRMVLESGNYPATSSGLWDDTVLDILNQYHIDLILVQGNTCESLEEKCLQHNILIINHVTHRVLQAFSNTTGVEIVTYLAQVNEHCVGKDVYLNFWGTGESSWIEVDSRVPIVITAKGIRLVTVVLSSPVLSKMQAIEDNFWTCAYRVHHALLDKAVFPGGGAIELLCLNYLEKLGKEAKNSSGEFHVGSSWLAKSLEQYKPLVLNALAYGWHQYLCTVLCNTANSTSEFEASIFIQQHLRKAAMHSSPSNYIMDLFRKEELGVAIFEHVGTYEKTLKVYDNVMAKTEAWRRALDLVLLVLQTDAEIITGPKREQLLKSQVSSELVFL